One Triticum dicoccoides isolate Atlit2015 ecotype Zavitan chromosome 5B, WEW_v2.0, whole genome shotgun sequence genomic window carries:
- the LOC119312074 gene encoding probable methyltransferase PMT2: MARSLTENKTRTALFVLVVFGLCSFFYLLGVWQRSGFGRGDSIAAVVNEQTKCLKLPNLNFETHHSASDLPNDTFSSQVKTFEPCDAEYTDYTPCEEQKRAMTFPRDHMIYRERHCPPENEKLYCLIPAPRGYVAPFPWPKSRDYVSYANVPHKSLTVEKAIQNWVHYEGNVFRFPGGGTQFPEGADKYIDQLTSVIPITDGKVRTALDTGCGVASLGAYLLKKNVLTMSFAPKDNHEAQVQFALERGVPAYIGVLGSMKLSFPSRVFDMAHCSRCLIPWSGSNGMYMMEVDRVLRPGGYWVLSGPPIGWKIHYKGWQRTKDDLRSEQRKIEQFAELLCWKKISEKDGIAIWRKRLNDKSCPRKQDNSKVAKCELTSESDVWYKKMEACITPLPEVKSVSEVAGGELEPFPQRLNAVPPRIARGFVPGFSVQTYQEDNKLWQKHVNAYKKTNDLLDTGRYRNIMDMNAGLGSFAAVLESPKLWVMNVVPFIADTSTLGVIYERGLIGMYHDWCEGFSTYPRTYDLIHANGVFSLYQNKCKFEDILLEMDRILRPEGAVIIRDTVDALVKVEKIANAMRWETTLADHEGGPRVPEKILFAVKQYWTADSKSRR, translated from the exons ATGGCTCGGAGTTTAACCGAGAACAAGACCAGAACCGCTCTATTTGTACTTGTGGTATTTGGGCTCTGTTCCTTCTTCTACCTCCTTGGTGTATGGCAAAGAAGTGGTTTTGGGAGAGGGGACAGCATTGCGGCTGTGGTGAATGAGCAGACCAAATGTCTGAAACTGCCAAATCTGAATTTCGAGACCCACCATAGTGCATCGGATCTTCCGAACGACACTTTCAGTTCTCAAGTTAAAACTTTTGAGCCATGTGATGCGGAGTACACTGATTACACTCCTTGTGAGGAGCAAAAGCGTGCAATGACCTTCCCTAGGGATCACATGATATATCGGGAGAGGCATTGCCCACCTGAAAACGAGAAGCTGTACTGTCTGATTCCAGCACCAAGGGGTTATGTTGCTCCTTTTCCGTGGCCAAAGAGCCGCGATTATGTTTCTTATGCCAATGTGCCACACAAGAGTCTTACGGTTGAAAAGGCCATCCAAAACTGGGTGCACTACGAGGGCAACGTTTTCAGGTTTCCTGGTGGTGGAACGCAGTTTCCTGAGGGTGCAGACAAGTATATAGACCAGCTTACTTCTGTTATCCCAATTACCGATGGGAAAGTGAGAACTGCACTCGACACTGGTTGTGGG GTTGCCAGTTTGGGTGCTTACCTGTTGAAGAAAAATGTTTTGACAATGTCATTCGCTCCAAAAGATAATCATGAGGCACAAGTACAGTTTGCACTGGAGAGAGGCGTACCTGCATATATCGGTGTCCTTGGATCAATGAAGCTCTCATTTCCATCCCGAGTCTTTGACATGGCACATTGCTCGAGATGTTTAATTCCATGGAGCGGAAGTA ACGGTATGTACATGATGGAAGTTGATAGGGTACTTAGGCCGGGTGGGTATTGGGTACTATCAGGCCCACCCATTGGTTGGAAAATTCACTACAAGGGATGGCAACGGACCAAAGACGATCTCCGGAGTGAGCAGAGAAAAATAGAACAATTCGCAGAACTTCTTTGCTGGAAGAAGATATCTGAGAAGGATGGTATTGCTATATGGAGAAAGAGATTAAATGACAAATCTTGCCCGAGGAAACAAGATAATTCAAAAGTTGCCAAGTGTGAGTTGACAAGCGAAAGTGATGTATG GTATAAGAAAATGGAAGCCTGTATAACTCCGCTTCCTGAGGTTAAAAGCGTGTCAGAGGTTGCTGGTGGTGAACTAGAGCCATTTCCCCAGAGGCTCAAtgcagtaccacctcggatagcccGTGGTTTTGTACCTGGGTTCTCAGTTCAAACATATCAGGAGGACAATAAACTCTGGCAGAAACATGTTAATGCTTACAAGAAAACCAATGACTTGCTTGATACTGGAAGGTACCGCAACATAATGGACATGAATGCAGGTCTTGGTAGCTTTGCTGCTGTACTGGAGTCTCCAAAGCTGTGGGTCATGAATGTTGTTCCGTTCATTGCAGATACTTCTACTTTAGGTGTAATCTATGAGCGAGGATTAATAGGAATGTATCACGACTG GTGTGAAGGGTTTTCTACTTACCCAAGGACATATGACCTCATCCATGCTAACGGTGTCTTCAGTTTGTACCAAAACAA GTGTAAATTTGAAGATATACTACTGGAAATGGACCGGATCTTACGCCCAGAGGGCGCAGTTATAATCCGTGACACAGTTGACGCTCTTGTAAAGGTGGAGAAAATAGCCAATGCCATGAGGTGGGAGACAACACTGGCCGACCATGAGGGCGGCCCTCGTGTGCCTGAGAAGATCCTCTTTGCAGTTAAGCAATACTGGACTGCCGACAGCAAGAGCCGCCGCTAA